In a genomic window of Streptomyces sp. NBC_01231:
- a CDS encoding type II toxin-antitoxin system PemK/MazF family toxin: MMKRGDIYLVDYEPTRGSEANKARPAVIVSNDGANAAVERTGRGVVTLVPLTTNTSRVYPFQVLLPSGECGLPKDSKVQCEQVRALAPQRLLRPIGSVPRQRMTEIDAALRRHLAL, from the coding sequence CTGATGAAGCGCGGTGACATCTACCTGGTCGACTACGAGCCGACGCGCGGCAGTGAGGCCAACAAGGCCCGCCCGGCGGTGATCGTCTCGAACGACGGTGCCAACGCGGCGGTGGAACGGACCGGGCGAGGTGTGGTCACGTTGGTGCCCCTGACGACCAACACCTCTCGCGTCTACCCGTTCCAGGTGCTGCTGCCTTCCGGGGAGTGCGGCCTCCCGAAGGACTCCAAGGTGCAGTGCGAGCAAGTACGCGCGCTCGCTCCCCAGCGGCTGCTGCGGCCGATCGGTTCCGTGCCTCGGCAACGTATGACCGAGATCGACGCGGCGCTGCGGCGGCATCTGGCTCTCTGA
- a CDS encoding EamA family transporter — protein sequence MKLPATVLLTALAPISWGTTYAVTTELLPPDRPLFTAALRALPAGLVLLALARVLPRGVWWGKAAVLGALNIGAFFPLLFLSAYRMPGGMAAVIGSVGPLFVVGLSALLLGQRPTPRSVLTGLLAAFGVSLVVLKAAGALDTVGVLAALASTASMSAGTVLTKRWGRPDGVGPLALTAWQLTAGGMLIAPLALLAEGGPPALDGRAVGGYLYLALANTAVAYLLWFRGIGRLTATQVTFLGPLSPLTAAVVGWAALGQSLTPLQLTGMALAVTATVAGQLRPGASSAVMPVSADRSAAVPAAGLTVASHCSRDAVTP from the coding sequence ATGAAACTGCCCGCGACCGTCCTGCTCACCGCGCTCGCCCCCATCTCCTGGGGCACCACCTACGCCGTCACCACCGAGCTCCTGCCGCCCGACCGCCCCCTGTTCACAGCGGCCCTGCGCGCCCTGCCCGCCGGACTGGTCCTGCTGGCCCTCGCCCGGGTACTGCCCCGGGGCGTCTGGTGGGGGAAGGCGGCGGTGCTCGGCGCGCTGAACATCGGCGCCTTCTTCCCGCTGCTGTTCCTGTCGGCGTACCGGATGCCGGGCGGGATGGCGGCGGTCATCGGCTCGGTCGGCCCGCTGTTCGTGGTCGGGCTGTCGGCGCTGCTGCTGGGACAGCGGCCGACGCCGCGGAGTGTGCTGACCGGGCTCCTGGCCGCGTTCGGGGTGAGCCTGGTCGTGCTGAAGGCGGCAGGGGCGCTCGACACCGTGGGAGTGCTGGCCGCGCTCGCCTCGACCGCCTCGATGTCCGCCGGAACCGTCCTGACCAAGCGCTGGGGCCGCCCGGACGGTGTGGGCCCCCTCGCGCTCACCGCCTGGCAGCTGACCGCGGGCGGCATGCTCATCGCCCCGCTCGCTCTCCTGGCCGAGGGCGGGCCGCCCGCGCTGGACGGCCGGGCGGTCGGCGGCTACCTCTACCTGGCCCTCGCCAACACGGCCGTCGCCTACCTGCTCTGGTTCCGCGGCATCGGCCGCCTCACCGCCACCCAGGTCACCTTCCTCGGCCCCCTGTCACCGCTGACCGCCGCGGTGGTCGGCTGGGCCGCGCTCGGCCAGTCGCTGACCCCGCTACAGCTGACGGGCATGGCGCTGGCGGTCACGGCGACGGTCGCCGGACAGCTCCGACCGGGCGCCTCGTCCGCGGTAATGCCGGTTTCCGCCGACAGGAGCGCGGCCGTCCCGGCGGCGGGGCTCACGGTGGCGTCACACTGTTCGCGTGACGCCGTGACGCCGTGA
- a CDS encoding S8 family serine peptidase, with translation MTLTPQREPISGARRVARIAVAAGLVAALSAAGPIPMALAADEGSVAADPGVKSAHDKLGSDDADALAEAKADGDKSVTMMIATAPGQTEQVSEQLDAVQGSLVGKTYDKLGYVRATVPTGRADAAIAAAAKLTAVHGIDLRQEIVLDDPSPAADTAKGATHKGATAKGTASYPAPSRKTPAENPYNPSFETGAVDFVTKNPKADGRGITIGVLDSGVDLAHPALQKTSTGERKIVDWVTSTDPVSDGDGSWLQMTTSAAGPAFSATPRGGTAETFKAPAGSYKFSYFYESATAGGDQAGDVNRDGDKTDVWGALYDAAAGTVRVDLDDDHDFADEQPMKPYKDGYRIGYFGTDDPATDVAERIPFVVEIRKDVVYNAAGAKADYVNIGMISSEHGTHVAGITAANGLFGGKMNGAAPGAKIVSSRACEFGPGCTNVALTEGMIDLVANRGVDIVNMSIGGLPALNDGNNARAELYTRLIDTYGVQLVISAGNSGPGANTIGDPGLADKVISVGATISKETWAANYGSVVEKKYAMMPFSSRGPREDGGFTPTLSAPGAAINTTQTWLPGGPVAEAGYTLPAGYSMLQGTSMASPQAAGATALLLSAAKAKGVDLTPAALRTALTSTADHIKGVQAYEEGAGLINIPDAWKSIRSGATAHTYSVKAPVDTAIDYALKTPGFGTGLYDREGGLEAGQKKTYDVTITRTSGADKAIRHELYFENNASSTFKIVGSDEVKLPLNQPVIVKVQAAPKSAGLKSAILEVDDPKTEGVDQQVLSTVVVSQPLKYTYAASSTVQRNSTQSYFVTVPEGAKSLEVAIGGLKDKSQTRFIAIHPYGVPVDNTSTPYCYNNYLDGNGCKPDVRSYADPVPGVWEIEVESRRTSPLLDNPYKLDVSVLGAAFDPETVTVPEAKVGTPATASWKVTNGFAALDGKLVGGPLGSAKAARPTIATRQTETTTVEVPAGAKSLDVAIGNVSDPAADLDLYVYDATGKELGNSADGDSEEAVSLPSPAAGTYTIEVVGYSVPSGSTAYDYQDVFFSAALGTVTVDGSTPVKLGTGDSATVSGSVTAAAAAPEGREFFGQVQLVNARGTVAGTGSVKIEKVTP, from the coding sequence ATGACCCTCACCCCCCAGCGCGAGCCGATATCCGGCGCGAGACGCGTGGCCCGTATCGCCGTCGCCGCCGGACTGGTGGCCGCGCTCTCCGCCGCCGGGCCGATACCCATGGCCCTCGCCGCCGACGAAGGATCCGTCGCCGCCGACCCGGGTGTGAAGTCCGCCCACGACAAGCTCGGCTCCGACGACGCCGACGCGCTCGCCGAGGCCAAGGCCGACGGCGACAAGAGCGTCACGATGATGATCGCGACCGCGCCCGGACAGACCGAGCAGGTCTCCGAGCAGCTCGACGCGGTCCAGGGCAGCCTGGTCGGCAAGACCTACGACAAGCTCGGCTACGTCCGCGCCACCGTCCCGACCGGCAGGGCGGACGCGGCCATCGCCGCCGCCGCGAAGCTCACCGCCGTGCACGGCATCGACCTGCGGCAGGAGATCGTGCTGGACGACCCGTCGCCGGCCGCGGACACCGCCAAGGGCGCCACGCACAAGGGCGCCACGGCCAAGGGCACGGCCTCCTACCCGGCGCCGAGCAGGAAGACCCCCGCCGAGAACCCGTACAACCCGTCGTTCGAGACGGGCGCCGTCGACTTCGTGACGAAGAACCCAAAGGCGGACGGCCGGGGCATCACCATCGGCGTCCTCGACTCAGGCGTGGACCTCGCGCACCCGGCGCTGCAGAAGACCAGCACCGGCGAGCGGAAGATCGTCGACTGGGTGACCTCGACCGACCCGGTCTCCGACGGCGACGGCTCGTGGCTGCAGATGACCACCTCGGCGGCCGGTCCGGCGTTCTCCGCGACCCCCCGCGGCGGCACCGCCGAGACGTTCAAGGCCCCGGCCGGCTCGTACAAGTTCAGCTACTTCTACGAGTCCGCGACCGCCGGCGGCGACCAGGCGGGCGACGTCAACCGCGACGGCGACAAGACCGACGTCTGGGGCGCGCTGTACGACGCCGCGGCCGGCACCGTGCGCGTCGACCTCGACGACGACCACGACTTCGCCGACGAGCAGCCGATGAAGCCGTACAAGGACGGCTACCGGATCGGCTACTTCGGCACGGACGACCCGGCGACCGACGTCGCCGAGCGCATCCCGTTCGTCGTCGAGATCCGCAAGGACGTCGTCTACAACGCCGCGGGCGCCAAGGCCGACTACGTCAACATCGGCATGATCTCCAGCGAGCACGGCACCCACGTCGCCGGCATCACCGCCGCCAACGGCCTGTTCGGCGGCAAGATGAACGGCGCCGCGCCGGGCGCGAAGATCGTCTCCTCCCGGGCCTGCGAGTTCGGCCCCGGCTGCACCAACGTGGCGCTCACCGAGGGCATGATCGACCTCGTCGCGAACCGTGGCGTGGACATCGTGAACATGTCGATCGGCGGCCTCCCGGCGCTGAACGACGGCAACAACGCGCGCGCCGAGCTGTACACGCGTCTCATCGACACCTACGGCGTGCAGCTGGTGATCTCGGCCGGCAACTCCGGCCCCGGCGCCAACACGATCGGCGACCCGGGCCTGGCCGACAAGGTCATCTCGGTCGGCGCGACCATCTCCAAGGAGACCTGGGCCGCCAACTACGGCTCCGTCGTGGAGAAGAAGTACGCGATGATGCCGTTCTCCTCGCGCGGTCCGCGTGAGGACGGCGGCTTCACGCCGACCCTGTCCGCGCCGGGCGCCGCGATCAACACCACCCAGACCTGGCTGCCGGGCGGCCCGGTCGCCGAGGCGGGCTACACCCTGCCGGCCGGCTACTCGATGCTCCAGGGCACCTCGATGGCATCCCCGCAGGCCGCGGGCGCCACCGCGCTGCTGCTGTCCGCCGCGAAGGCCAAGGGCGTCGACCTGACCCCGGCCGCCCTGCGCACCGCGCTCACCTCGACCGCCGACCACATCAAGGGTGTGCAGGCGTACGAGGAGGGGGCCGGCCTCATCAACATTCCGGACGCCTGGAAGTCGATCCGTTCCGGCGCCACCGCCCACACGTACTCGGTCAAGGCGCCGGTCGACACCGCGATCGACTACGCGCTGAAGACCCCGGGCTTCGGCACGGGTCTGTACGACCGTGAGGGCGGCCTCGAGGCCGGGCAGAAGAAGACGTACGACGTCACGATCACCCGTACGTCCGGCGCCGACAAGGCGATCCGGCACGAGCTGTACTTCGAGAACAACGCGTCGAGCACGTTCAAGATCGTCGGCTCGGACGAGGTGAAGCTGCCGCTGAACCAGCCGGTGATCGTGAAGGTGCAGGCCGCGCCGAAGTCCGCCGGCCTCAAGAGCGCGATCCTGGAGGTCGACGACCCGAAGACCGAGGGCGTAGACCAGCAGGTGCTGTCCACCGTCGTGGTCTCGCAGCCGCTGAAGTACACCTACGCGGCGTCGAGCACGGTCCAGCGCAACAGCACCCAGTCGTACTTCGTGACCGTCCCGGAGGGCGCCAAGTCCCTGGAGGTCGCGATCGGCGGGCTGAAGGACAAGAGCCAGACGCGGTTCATCGCCATCCACCCGTACGGCGTCCCGGTCGACAACACCTCCACCCCGTACTGCTACAACAACTACCTCGACGGCAACGGCTGCAAGCCGGACGTGCGTTCGTACGCCGACCCGGTGCCGGGCGTCTGGGAGATCGAGGTCGAGTCGCGCCGTACGTCGCCGCTGCTCGACAACCCTTACAAGCTGGACGTCTCCGTCCTCGGCGCGGCCTTCGACCCGGAGACCGTGACCGTCCCCGAGGCCAAGGTCGGCACCCCGGCCACCGCCTCCTGGAAGGTGACGAACGGCTTCGCCGCGCTCGACGGCAAGCTGGTCGGCGGCCCGCTCGGCTCGGCCAAGGCGGCCCGTCCGACGATCGCCACCCGCCAGACCGAGACCACCACGGTCGAGGTGCCCGCGGGCGCCAAGTCGCTGGACGTCGCCATCGGCAACGTCTCCGACCCGGCGGCCGACCTGGACCTGTACGTGTACGACGCCACCGGCAAGGAACTCGGCAACTCCGCCGACGGCGACTCGGAGGAGGCAGTGTCCCTCCCCTCGCCCGCCGCCGGTACGTACACCATCGAGGTCGTCGGCTACTCGGTCCCGTCCGGTTCCACCGCGTACGACTACCAGGACGTGTTCTTCTCCGCCGCGCTCGGCACGGTCACGGTCGACGGGTCGACGCCGGTGAAGCTCGGCACGGGCGACTCGGCGACGGTCTCCGGCAGCGTCACCGCCGCCGCGGCCGCGCCGGAGGGCCGTGAGTTCTTCGGCCAGGTCCAGCTGGTGAACGCCCGCGGCACGGTCGCGGGCACCGGCAGCGTGAAGATCGAGAAGGTCACGCCGTAA
- a CDS encoding MarR family transcriptional regulator, with amino-acid sequence MSAQRPPREDPVDAIIEQWAEVRPDLDTAAMEVFGRIYRLTRAVGDRMDKAYATLGIGRGEFDVLATLRRSGEPYTLSPRELSATLMLTTGGMTGRLDKLERAGLLRRSPDPHDRRGLHVTLTEQGLGLVDRAVGAGLAVQTEALSALNTEQTDQLAGLLRELLLDAEK; translated from the coding sequence ATGAGTGCACAGCGCCCACCGCGCGAGGACCCCGTCGACGCGATCATCGAGCAGTGGGCCGAGGTGCGGCCCGACCTCGACACCGCCGCGATGGAGGTCTTCGGCCGGATCTACCGGCTCACGCGTGCGGTGGGCGACCGCATGGACAAGGCGTACGCCACGCTCGGCATCGGACGCGGCGAGTTCGACGTCCTGGCCACCCTGCGCCGCTCCGGCGAGCCGTACACCCTCTCGCCCCGCGAGCTGTCGGCGACGCTCATGCTCACCACCGGCGGGATGACCGGCCGCCTCGACAAGCTGGAACGCGCCGGACTGCTGCGCCGCTCCCCCGACCCGCACGACCGCCGCGGGCTCCACGTGACGTTGACCGAGCAGGGGCTGGGCCTGGTCGACCGGGCGGTCGGCGCCGGCCTCGCCGTCCAGACGGAGGCCCTGTCCGCCCTGAACACCGAACAGACCGACCAACTGGCCGGCCTGCTACGGGAGTTGCTGCTCGACGCGGAGAAGTGA
- a CDS encoding ribbon-helix-helix domain-containing protein has translation MKISVSLPQEDVAFVDEYASRTDAESRSAVIHAAIELLRQAQLEQEYAEAFAEWDGSEDAEFWDQFSGDGLTDEAR, from the coding sequence ATGAAGATCAGTGTGAGCTTGCCGCAGGAGGATGTCGCCTTCGTCGACGAGTACGCATCGCGCACGGACGCCGAGTCCCGGTCCGCCGTCATACACGCCGCCATCGAACTGCTGCGGCAGGCGCAGCTGGAGCAGGAGTACGCGGAAGCGTTCGCCGAGTGGGACGGGAGCGAGGACGCGGAGTTCTGGGACCAGTTCTCCGGGGACGGGCTGACTGATGAAGCGCGGTGA
- a CDS encoding sigma-70 family RNA polymerase sigma factor, whose protein sequence is MSVLRGWARRASGDEHADPLDAAQERRVRAVLALGGVPQADLPDGVQQVRLRLLERVARGDEAPRDVSAWAAVVASNLAMDWHRAKRRQERIGERLASLRQLEHPSGEDTSVLSLAVAQGLDELPDALRQVVVLRFYADLPVRGIATELGIPEGTVKSRLHTAVRALRARLHEDEVV, encoded by the coding sequence GTGTCTGTGCTGCGCGGATGGGCCCGCCGCGCGTCGGGGGACGAACACGCTGATCCTCTGGACGCGGCTCAGGAACGCCGGGTGCGAGCGGTGCTCGCCCTGGGCGGGGTGCCGCAGGCGGACCTGCCGGACGGGGTGCAGCAGGTCCGCCTGCGGTTGCTGGAGCGGGTGGCGCGGGGCGACGAGGCGCCGCGTGACGTGTCCGCGTGGGCGGCGGTCGTCGCCTCCAACCTGGCCATGGACTGGCACCGGGCCAAGCGCCGCCAGGAGCGCATCGGCGAGCGCCTGGCCTCCCTGCGCCAGCTGGAACATCCCTCCGGCGAGGACACCAGCGTGCTCTCCCTCGCCGTCGCCCAGGGCCTGGACGAGCTGCCCGACGCGCTGCGCCAGGTCGTCGTCCTGCGTTTCTACGCCGACCTGCCGGTGCGCGGGATCGCCACGGAACTCGGCATCCCGGAGGGCACGGTCAAGAGCAGGCTGCACACGGCGGTGCGCGCCCTGCGCGCCCGTCTGCACGAGGACGAGGTGGTGTGA
- the pepN gene encoding aminopeptidase N: MPGTNLTREEAQQRAKLLTVDSYEIDLDLSGAQEGGTYRSVTTVRFDVAESGTESFIDLVAPTVHEIVLNGDPLDPAEVFADSRIALPGLLEGRNILRVVADCAYTNTGEGLHRFVDPVDNQAYLYTQFEVPDARRVFASFEQPDLKATFQFTVKAPDGWTVISNSPTPEPTDSVWEFEPTPRISSYITALIVGPYHSVHSVYEKDGQSVPLGIYCRPSLAEHLDSDAIFEVTRQGFDWFQEKFDYQYPFKKYDQLFVPEFNAGAMENAGAVTIRDQYVFRSKVTDAAYEVRAETILHELAHMWFGDLVTMEWWNDLWLNESFATYTSIACQAHAPGSRWPHSWTTFANSMKTWAYRQDQLPSTHPIMAEINDLDDVLVNFDGITYAKGASVLKQLVAYVGMDEFFAGVQAYFKAHAYGNTRLSDLLGALEKTSGRDLKAWSKAWLETAGINILRPEIETDAAGVITSFAIRQEAPALPAGAKGEPTLRPHRIAVGLYELDDNSGKLVRDERVELDVDGELTAVPQLVGKRRPAVVLLNDDDLSYAKVRLDERSLAFVTEHLGDFESSLPRALCWASAWDMTRDAELPTRDYLSLVLSGIGKESDIGVVQSLHRQVKLAIELYADPAAREALLTRWTDATLAHLRAAAPGSDHQLAWARAFAATARTPEQLDLLDALLEGTQTIEGLAVDTELRWAFVQRLASVGRYDEAEITGEYERDKTAAGERHAATARAARPTEEAKAEAWGSVVESDKLPNAVQEAVIGGFVQTDQRELLAPYTEKFFTVVKDMWENRSHEIAQQIAVGLYPSLQVSEETLRQTDEWLASAEPSAALRRLVSESRAGVERALKAQSADAAAAAE, translated from the coding sequence GTGCCTGGCACAAACCTGACTCGCGAAGAGGCGCAGCAGCGGGCGAAGCTGCTCACCGTTGACTCGTACGAGATCGATCTCGACCTCTCCGGCGCGCAGGAGGGCGGTACCTACAGGTCCGTGACCACGGTGCGCTTCGATGTCGCCGAATCCGGCACGGAGTCCTTCATCGACCTGGTCGCCCCGACCGTCCACGAGATCGTGCTCAACGGTGACCCGCTCGACCCCGCCGAGGTCTTCGCGGACTCCCGGATCGCGCTGCCCGGTCTGCTGGAGGGCCGCAACATCCTGCGGGTCGTCGCCGACTGCGCGTACACCAACACCGGCGAGGGCCTGCACCGGTTCGTCGACCCCGTCGACAACCAGGCCTATCTGTACACCCAGTTCGAGGTGCCGGACGCCCGCCGCGTCTTCGCGAGCTTCGAGCAGCCCGACCTCAAGGCCACCTTCCAGTTCACCGTGAAGGCGCCCGACGGCTGGACGGTCATCTCCAACTCGCCGACGCCCGAACCGACGGACAGTGTCTGGGAGTTCGAGCCGACGCCGCGGATCTCGTCGTACATCACCGCGCTGATCGTCGGCCCGTACCACTCGGTGCACAGCGTGTACGAGAAGGACGGCCAGTCGGTCCCGCTCGGCATCTACTGCCGCCCCTCACTCGCCGAACACCTCGACTCGGACGCCATCTTCGAGGTGACCCGGCAGGGCTTCGACTGGTTCCAGGAGAAGTTCGACTACCAGTACCCGTTCAAGAAGTACGACCAGCTGTTCGTGCCGGAGTTCAACGCGGGCGCGATGGAGAACGCGGGCGCGGTCACCATCCGCGACCAGTACGTGTTCCGGTCCAAGGTGACGGACGCCGCGTACGAGGTGCGCGCCGAGACGATCCTGCACGAGCTGGCCCACATGTGGTTCGGCGACCTGGTCACCATGGAGTGGTGGAACGACCTGTGGCTGAACGAGTCGTTCGCCACCTACACGTCCATCGCCTGCCAGGCGCACGCGCCCGGGAGCCGCTGGCCGCACTCCTGGACCACGTTCGCCAACTCCATGAAGACGTGGGCGTACCGCCAGGACCAGCTGCCGTCCACGCACCCGATCATGGCCGAGATCAACGACCTCGACGACGTGCTCGTCAACTTCGACGGCATCACCTACGCCAAGGGCGCCTCGGTGCTGAAGCAGCTCGTCGCGTACGTCGGCATGGACGAGTTCTTCGCGGGCGTGCAGGCGTACTTCAAGGCGCACGCGTACGGCAACACGCGCCTGTCCGACCTGCTGGGCGCCCTGGAGAAGACCTCCGGACGTGACCTGAAGGCCTGGTCGAAGGCGTGGCTGGAGACCGCCGGCATCAACATCCTGCGCCCGGAGATCGAGACGGACGCCGCCGGTGTCATCACCTCCTTCGCGATCCGCCAGGAGGCCCCGGCCCTTCCCGCCGGCGCGAAGGGCGAGCCGACGCTGCGTCCGCACCGGATCGCGGTCGGTCTCTACGAACTCGACGACAACAGCGGCAAGCTGGTGCGGGACGAGCGCGTCGAGCTGGACGTGGACGGCGAACTGACCGCCGTACCGCAGCTGGTGGGCAAGCGCCGGCCGGCCGTGGTGCTGCTCAACGACGACGACCTGTCGTACGCGAAGGTCCGCCTCGACGAGCGGTCCCTCGCCTTCGTCACCGAGCACCTCGGCGACTTCGAGTCGTCCCTGCCCCGCGCGCTGTGCTGGGCGTCGGCGTGGGACATGACCCGGGACGCCGAGCTCCCGACCCGCGACTACCTGTCCCTGGTGCTGTCCGGCATCGGCAAGGAGTCCGACATCGGTGTCGTGCAGTCGCTGCACCGGCAGGTGAAGCTGGCGATCGAGCTGTACGCCGACCCGGCCGCCCGCGAGGCCCTGCTGACCCGCTGGACGGACGCCACGCTGGCGCATCTGCGGGCGGCGGCACCGGGCAGCGACCACCAGCTGGCGTGGGCGCGCGCGTTCGCCGCGACCGCCCGTACGCCCGAGCAGCTGGATCTGCTGGACGCCCTGCTGGAGGGCACGCAGACGATCGAGGGGCTGGCCGTCGACACCGAGCTGCGCTGGGCGTTCGTACAGCGCCTGGCCTCGGTGGGCCGCTACGACGAGGCGGAGATCACCGGCGAGTACGAGCGCGACAAGACCGCCGCCGGTGAACGGCACGCGGCCACCGCCCGGGCCGCCCGTCCGACCGAGGAGGCCAAGGCGGAGGCGTGGGGGTCGGTCGTCGAGTCCGACAAGCTGCCGAACGCCGTCCAGGAGGCGGTCATCGGCGGTTTCGTCCAGACCGACCAGCGGGAGCTGCTCGCCCCGTACACGGAGAAGTTCTTCACCGTGGTCAAGGACATGTGGGAGAACCGCTCGCACGAGATCGCCCAGCAGATCGCGGTCGGCCTCTACCCGTCGCTCCAGGTCTCCGAGGAGACCCTGCGCCAAACGGACGAGTGGCTGGCCTCCGCGGAGCCCAGCGCGGCCCTGCGGCGGCTGGTCTCCGAGTCCCGCGCGGGCGTGGAACGCGCGCTGAAGGCGCAGTCGGCGGACGCGGCGGCTGCCGCCGAGTAG
- a CDS encoding aspartate-semialdehyde dehydrogenase, with product MRVGIVGATGQVGTVMRRILTERDFAVTELRLFASARSAGTVLDGVTVEDATTADYTGLDIVLFSAGGSTSKALAEKVAAQGAVVIDNSSAWRRDPDVPLVVAEVNPHAIANRPKGIIANPNCTTMAAMPVLRPLHAEAGLEALVVATYQAVSGSGLAGVDELFEQVKKVGEDAPKLTHDGSAAEFPAPNKYVAPIAYNVLPLAGSIVDDGLHETDEEQKLRHESRKILEIPELKVSGTCVRVPVFTGHSLQVNARFARPISVERAKELLGGAPGVALTDVPNPLQAAGQDPSYVGRIRQDETVDNGLALFLSNDNLRKGAALNAVQIAELVAAELKG from the coding sequence GTGAGGGTCGGAATCGTCGGAGCCACCGGTCAGGTCGGCACGGTCATGCGCAGGATTCTCACGGAGCGCGACTTCGCCGTGACCGAGCTGCGACTGTTCGCCTCGGCCCGCTCGGCGGGAACGGTCCTGGACGGCGTGACCGTGGAGGACGCGACCACCGCCGACTACACCGGCCTGGACATCGTGCTCTTCTCGGCGGGCGGCTCGACCTCGAAGGCGCTGGCCGAGAAGGTGGCCGCGCAGGGCGCGGTCGTGATCGACAACTCCTCCGCGTGGCGCCGCGACCCTGACGTACCCCTCGTGGTGGCCGAGGTGAACCCGCACGCGATCGCCAACCGCCCCAAGGGCATCATCGCCAACCCGAACTGCACGACGATGGCCGCGATGCCGGTCCTGCGGCCGCTGCACGCCGAGGCGGGCCTCGAAGCGCTGGTCGTGGCCACCTACCAGGCGGTCTCCGGCTCCGGTCTGGCCGGCGTGGACGAGCTGTTCGAGCAGGTCAAGAAGGTCGGCGAGGACGCGCCGAAGCTCACGCACGACGGCTCGGCGGCGGAGTTCCCCGCGCCGAACAAGTACGTCGCCCCGATCGCGTACAACGTGCTGCCGCTGGCCGGCTCGATCGTCGACGACGGGCTGCACGAGACCGACGAGGAGCAGAAGCTCCGCCACGAGTCCCGCAAGATCCTGGAGATCCCCGAGCTGAAGGTCTCCGGCACCTGCGTCCGCGTCCCCGTCTTCACGGGCCACTCCCTCCAGGTCAACGCCCGCTTCGCCCGCCCGATCAGCGTGGAGCGCGCGAAGGAACTGCTCGGCGGTGCGCCCGGCGTCGCCCTCACCGACGTCCCCAACCCGCTCCAGGCGGCAGGCCAGGACCCGTCGTACGTCGGCCGCATCCGCCAGGACGAGACCGTCGACAACGGCCTCGCCCTGTTCCTCTCCAACGACAACCTCCGCAAGGGCGCCGCGCTGAACGCGGTCCAGATCGCGGAGCTGGTGGCGGCGGAGCTGAAGGGCTGA